A stretch of the Bacteroidota bacterium genome encodes the following:
- the rimO gene encoding 30S ribosomal protein S12 methylthiotransferase RimO gives MKTKTLKKNKVNVVTLGCSKNIVDSEVLMGQLKANNFDVHHESTDDDSSIVIINTCGFIDNAKQESIDTIIRYADAKTAGLVDKVYVTGCLSERYKPELQKEIPNVDGYFGTRELPRLLKTLKADYKHELVGERLLTTPHHFSYFKISEGCDRPCSFCAIPLMRGNHISKPIEELVKEAKHLAKNGTKELMLIAQDLTYYGLDLYKKRNLSELLKQLSDVDGIDWIRLHYAFPAGFPMDVLDVMNERKNICNYLDMPLQHISDNMLKSMRRGTTKQKTIDLVNQIRDKVPGIAIRTTLIAGYLGETKKDHEEMLEWVEQSRFERLGIFAYSHEENTHAYLLKDDVSAKTKQARTEAVMALQMGISYDLNQKKIGNTYKVLFDKKEGDYFIGRTEFDSPEVDNEVLVKADTDYVRVGDFANVKITSAEDYDLYGEVV, from the coding sequence TTGAAAACAAAAACATTAAAAAAAAATAAAGTGAACGTTGTTACACTTGGCTGTTCTAAAAATATTGTAGACAGTGAAGTGTTGATGGGGCAATTAAAAGCCAATAACTTTGATGTGCATCACGAAAGTACAGACGATGATTCCAGTATTGTGATTATCAATACCTGCGGATTTATCGACAACGCCAAACAAGAAAGCATTGATACCATTATCCGTTATGCGGATGCAAAAACTGCAGGATTGGTGGATAAAGTATATGTGACAGGCTGTTTGAGCGAACGCTATAAACCGGAGCTTCAAAAAGAAATCCCAAATGTGGATGGTTATTTTGGTACACGTGAATTGCCTCGTTTATTAAAAACATTAAAAGCTGATTATAAACACGAATTGGTTGGAGAACGTTTACTCACTACTCCCCACCATTTTTCATACTTTAAAATTTCCGAAGGTTGCGATCGACCTTGTTCTTTTTGCGCCATTCCCTTGATGCGCGGAAACCACATTTCAAAACCGATTGAAGAATTGGTAAAGGAAGCAAAGCATTTAGCAAAAAATGGAACAAAAGAATTAATGTTAATCGCTCAGGATTTAACCTATTACGGATTGGATCTCTATAAAAAGCGAAATCTTTCGGAATTGTTAAAACAACTTTCGGATGTCGATGGGATTGATTGGATTCGTTTGCATTATGCCTTTCCTGCCGGTTTTCCGATGGATGTATTGGATGTGATGAACGAACGTAAAAATATTTGTAATTACCTGGATATGCCTTTGCAACACATCAGCGACAATATGCTGAAGAGTATGCGCAGAGGAACGACCAAACAAAAAACAATCGATTTGGTGAATCAAATTCGTGATAAAGTGCCGGGAATCGCTATTCGAACGACTTTGATTGCTGGATATCTGGGTGAAACGAAAAAAGACCACGAAGAAATGTTGGAGTGGGTGGAACAATCTCGATTCGAACGTTTAGGAATATTCGCCTATTCACACGAAGAAAATACACATGCCTATTTGTTAAAAGATGATGTTTCTGCAAAAACAAAACAAGCGCGAACAGAAGCGGTAATGGCTTTGCAGATGGGAATCTCCTACGACTTGAACCAAAAGAAAATTGGAAATACGTACAAAGTGTTATTTGATAAAAAAGAAGGTGATTATTTTATCGGTCGCACCGAATTCGACTCTCCTGAAGTAGATAACGAAGTATTGGTGAAAGCGGATACCGATTATGTTCGGGTAGGAGATTTTGCGAACGTGAAAATTACGTCTGCCGAAGATTACGATTTGTATGGTGAAGTCGTTTAA
- a CDS encoding AI-2E family transporter, with protein MKAYHRTVRHFATSSFFIGCAVWFCARIFRSGYFYIICAPFMNYLTKKTKLKRGLAAMIVLVLSFLVILIPVFSVTYLLTAKVASLFAGSADFYLQIQELNNLLSAKYNFNLLTQDNLVYLQNSITNFIPNILGQTLSILADIAIMYIILFYLLFTDADIENSIERLLPYKKENAKLFAKELVSQTYSNVLGSPLLAMIQGCAAAFGFWIFGLQEPFFWGMICGFLSFIPFVGSGIIWLPAGLIQLSQGAYWQGGAILIYGIVVITNIDNLFRLVFQKNRECAPTYDRFWCHCWL; from the coding sequence ATTAAAGCATACCATCGCACTGTCAGGCATTTTGCTACTAGCAGTTTTTTTATTGGTTGCGCTGTTTGGTTTTGTGCCCGCATTTTTAGGAGCGGTTATTTTTATATTATCTGTGCTCCCTTCATGAATTATTTAACTAAAAAAACAAAATTGAAACGCGGACTTGCAGCCATGATCGTGTTGGTGCTTTCTTTTTTGGTTATTTTAATTCCTGTTTTTTCAGTCACCTATCTTCTTACCGCTAAGGTTGCCAGCTTGTTTGCCGGTTCCGCTGATTTTTATTTGCAGATTCAGGAATTGAATAACTTGCTCAGCGCAAAATATAATTTCAATTTGCTCACGCAAGACAATCTGGTGTATCTACAAAATAGCATTACCAATTTTATTCCGAACATATTAGGACAAACATTGAGCATTTTGGCGGACATCGCCATTATGTATATCATTTTGTTTTATTTGCTGTTTACTGATGCAGATATCGAAAATTCAATCGAACGTTTATTGCCTTATAAAAAAGAAAATGCCAAACTGTTTGCCAAAGAATTAGTTTCCCAAACCTATTCAAATGTTTTGGGTTCTCCTTTATTGGCGATGATTCAAGGTTGTGCTGCAGCTTTCGGTTTTTGGATATTTGGATTGCAAGAACCCTTTTTCTGGGGAATGATTTGTGGTTTCCTCTCGTTTATTCCATTTGTTGGTTCGGGTATCATTTGGCTTCCTGCCGGATTAATTCAATTGTCGCAAGGTGCATACTGGCAAGGTGGTGCCATTTTGATTTATGGAATTGTGGTCATCACAAACATTGATAATCTTTTTCGATTGGTCTTTCAAAAAAATCGCGAATGTGCACCCACTTACGACCGTTTTTGGTGTCATTGTTGGCTTTAA
- the ftsY gene encoding signal recognition particle-docking protein FtsY, with translation MGIFSFFSKEKKESLNKGLFVTKQSFFSKIANAIMGKATIDDEVLENLEEILMTSDVGVDTSLRIIDKIKERVSKERKVETEKLNDLLREVIADLLVSNGQEDKADFSTPEGKKPYVIMVVGVNGVGKTTTIGKLSHQFRNAGKKVVIGAADTFRAAAVDQIKIWAERTDAILVSQGMNADPASVAFDTLTSAVAKGADVVIIDTAGRLHNKINLMTELTKIKNVMKKIIPDAPHEILLVLDGSTGQNAIEQCKQFTAATDVNALAITKLDGTAKGGVAIGISDSFKIPVKYIGVGEGMEDLQVFNKHEFVDSLFKQ, from the coding sequence ATGGGAATATTTAGTTTTTTTAGTAAGGAAAAAAAGGAAAGTCTGAATAAAGGACTCTTCGTTACCAAACAAAGTTTTTTCAGCAAAATCGCCAACGCGATTATGGGAAAAGCTACGATTGATGATGAGGTACTTGAAAATTTAGAAGAAATATTAATGACCTCTGATGTGGGAGTAGACACCTCTTTGCGCATCATCGATAAAATTAAAGAACGTGTTTCGAAAGAACGAAAAGTAGAAACAGAGAAGCTGAATGATCTTTTAAGAGAAGTGATTGCAGATTTATTGGTATCCAACGGACAAGAAGATAAAGCCGATTTTTCAACACCTGAAGGCAAAAAACCTTATGTAATTATGGTTGTTGGCGTTAATGGTGTTGGAAAAACAACCACCATCGGAAAACTTTCACATCAATTTCGGAATGCAGGAAAAAAAGTGGTGATTGGCGCTGCTGACACCTTCCGTGCTGCTGCCGTGGATCAAATAAAGATTTGGGCCGAACGTACGGATGCAATTTTAGTTTCACAAGGTATGAATGCAGATCCTGCTTCTGTTGCTTTTGATACATTAACGTCTGCTGTTGCAAAAGGTGCTGATGTGGTGATCATTGATACCGCTGGTCGTTTGCACAACAAAATTAATTTGATGACGGAATTGACCAAAATAAAAAACGTCATGAAGAAAATCATTCCCGATGCTCCTCATGAAATTTTATTGGTGTTGGATGGTTCAACCGGACAAAATGCAATTGAGCAGTGTAAGCAGTTTACGGCTGCTACCGATGTCAATGCATTGGCGATAACTAAATTAGATGGTACCGCTAAAGGTGGCGTAGCCATCGGTATTTCCGATTCGTTTAAAATTCCTGTAAAATACATCGGAGTGGGGGAAGGAATGGAAGATTTGCAAGTATTCAACAAACATGAGTTTGTGGATAGTCTCTTTAAACAATAA
- a CDS encoding DUF4295 domain-containing protein, whose product MAKKVVATLKSGKGNNFTKVIKMVKSPKTGAYSFKEEIIHNDHIQDFLKNK is encoded by the coding sequence ATGGCTAAAAAGGTTGTCGCAACACTTAAATCTGGTAAAGGAAATAACTTTACTAAAGTGATTAAAATGGTAAAATCACCTAAAACAGGTGCTTACTCTTTTAAAGAAGAGATCATTCACAATGATCATATCCAAGATTTTTTGAAAAATAAATAA
- the rpmG gene encoding 50S ribosomal protein L33, whose translation MAKKGSRIQVIMECTEHKDSGMPGTSRYITTKNKKNTTERLELKKYNPILKKVTVHKEIK comes from the coding sequence ATGGCAAAAAAAGGCAGCAGAATTCAGGTGATTATGGAATGTACTGAGCACAAAGACAGCGGTATGCCGGGAACGTCTCGTTACATTACAACTAAGAACAAAAAGAACACCACCGAAAGATTAGAGTTGAAAAAATACAACCCGATCTTGAAAAAAGTAACTGTTCACAAAGAAATTAAATAA
- a CDS encoding M24 family metallopeptidase: protein MSCPPQGCRCCDSKTLAGIWNYCECKRFFRLLFHGTSHYLGLDVHDPGNYGKLTPGNVITVEPGIYIPAGSKCDPKWWNIGVRIEDDILITTGAPEVLSDKVPKKAEEIEALMKEESLFNKIK from the coding sequence ATTTCGTGCCCCCCACAAGGCTGCCGTTGCTGTGATTCAAAAACGCTTGCTGGAATATGGAATTATTGCGAATGCAAACGATTTTTTAGACTACTTTTCCACGGAACCTCACATTACCTGGGCTTGGATGTACACGATCCCGGAAATTATGGTAAACTGACTCCCGGGAACGTGATAACGGTTGAACCGGGCATTTATATCCCTGCAGGATCCAAATGCGACCCGAAATGGTGGAATATTGGTGTTCGGATTGAAGACGATATCTTGATAACCACCGGAGCACCGGAAGTATTATCCGATAAAGTACCCAAAAAAGCGGAGGAAATAGAGGCGCTGATGAAGGAAGAAAGCCTGTTTAACAAAATAAAATAG
- a CDS encoding 50S ribosomal protein L28 yields MSRVCEITGKKAIVGNKVSHSNTKTKRKFNVNLQVKKFYLPEEDKWLTLKISTSALKTINKNGISAVVKEARAAGFLKK; encoded by the coding sequence ATGTCAAGAGTTTGCGAAATCACAGGAAAAAAAGCGATTGTAGGTAACAAAGTATCTCACTCGAATACAAAAACGAAACGTAAGTTCAATGTGAACTTGCAAGTGAAAAAATTCTATTTACCTGAAGAAGATAAGTGGTTGACGCTTAAAATTTCAACATCTGCTCTTAAAACAATCAACAAAAACGGTATTTCTGCTGTTGTAAAAGAAGCAAGAGCTGCTGGTTTCTTGAAAAAGTAA
- a CDS encoding MBOAT family protein gives MFDFHFDIDKLISQLTYNAKDPLLFNSGFFLFFFSVFLLGYQFLYKRKLTRVVYFTIFSLYFFYKACGFYFGFILLSAVVDFNLSNWIYTAKTKGRKNAILIFSIIINLGLLFYFKYTDFFIEIINDLKLGEIKPLKLILPIGISFYTFENLSYTIDVYRGKFKPVSSFLDYCFFLSFFPKLVMGPIVRASDFIPQIRKDIHITQEDISKGMYLILGGLFKKVVISDYIYVNYVQYIFDDPSRHSGIECLLGVYGYAMVIYCDFSGYSDMAIGMARWMGFTINENFDSPYQSSSITEFWRRWHMSLSSWLKDYLYISLGGNRVGKFRQYLNLMITMVLGGLWHGASFNFIVWGAMHGIALAIDKIRLSVKILNPKSKIFKLLGVIITFHFVCFCWIFFKASSFQDAQVILSQIFTNFNGSAWKPMLEAYGVVFGVMLLGYIIHFIPKAYETLSVKVLSNISIAGRVAIMLVFIWIMIQVKQSDQVMPIYLQF, from the coding sequence ATGTTCGACTTTCATTTCGATATCGATAAACTGATTTCGCAGTTGACCTACAATGCGAAAGATCCACTATTGTTTAATAGTGGCTTCTTCCTGTTTTTCTTTTCTGTATTTTTATTGGGATATCAATTTTTGTATAAACGCAAATTAACACGCGTAGTATACTTCACTATCTTCTCACTTTATTTCTTTTACAAAGCTTGCGGATTTTATTTTGGATTTATTTTACTTTCTGCAGTCGTGGATTTTAATCTTTCCAACTGGATTTATACGGCCAAAACAAAAGGAAGAAAAAATGCGATTCTGATTTTTAGCATTATTATCAATTTGGGTCTGTTGTTTTATTTTAAGTACACCGATTTTTTTATTGAAATCATCAATGACCTGAAACTAGGTGAAATCAAACCATTGAAGCTGATTCTGCCCATCGGTATTTCTTTTTATACATTCGAAAATTTGAGTTATACCATCGATGTGTATCGTGGAAAATTTAAGCCGGTATCCAGCTTTTTGGATTATTGTTTTTTCCTTTCTTTCTTTCCAAAGTTGGTGATGGGGCCGATTGTAAGGGCATCTGATTTTATTCCGCAAATTCGAAAAGACATACACATTACGCAGGAAGACATTTCAAAAGGAATGTATTTAATCTTGGGTGGTTTGTTTAAAAAGGTCGTCATCTCCGATTATATCTATGTAAATTATGTGCAATACATTTTTGATGATCCTTCTCGGCATTCCGGCATCGAATGTTTATTAGGCGTTTATGGTTATGCCATGGTGATTTATTGTGATTTCTCCGGTTATTCCGATATGGCGATTGGGATGGCCCGCTGGATGGGGTTTACTATTAATGAGAATTTTGATTCCCCTTATCAATCCAGCAGCATTACCGAATTTTGGCGCAGGTGGCACATGTCGCTTTCATCCTGGTTAAAAGATTATTTATACATTTCCTTGGGTGGAAACAGAGTGGGGAAGTTCCGTCAGTATTTGAATTTAATGATTACTATGGTTCTGGGTGGTTTATGGCATGGTGCCTCGTTTAATTTTATCGTTTGGGGAGCCATGCACGGGATTGCCTTGGCAATCGACAAAATAAGATTATCTGTTAAAATCCTAAACCCTAAATCCAAAATCTTTAAATTACTTGGCGTGATTATCACCTTCCACTTTGTTTGTTTCTGTTGGATTTTCTTCAAAGCCAGCTCTTTTCAGGATGCACAAGTGATTTTATCGCAAATCTTTACCAATTTTAATGGTTCCGCTTGGAAACCGATGTTGGAAGCCTATGGGGTGGTATTTGGCGTAATGTTATTGGGGTATATTATCCATTTTATCCCGAAAGCTTACGAAACGTTGTCGGTTAAAGTGTTATCAAACATCTCCATAGCGGGGCGTGTAGCCATTATGCTGGTATTTATCTGGATTATGATTCAAGTAAAACAATCCGACCAGGTAATGCCGATTTATTTGCAGTTTTAA
- a CDS encoding FKBP-type peptidyl-prolyl cis-trans isomerase yields the protein MKKLATVLLAFATIAVSAQEKPKSVKVKKPKTVKTASGLEYTITEKGNGIKPQAGDKVIVHYTGKLTNDTVFDSSLKRGQPFEFKLGAGNVIKGWDEAFLLLQVGDKATIKFGPELGYGANATGKIPANSTLIFDVELLDVKEGIRPYNVKGKDTIKTASGVKCIKVVENKTGEQAVNGTIAEFHYAGYFLDGKTFDNSFDRNQPLKTKMGQKQLMPGWEEGVALLRKGEKARLIIPSHLALGEKGYPPLIPPNTDLVMDIEMLNVTVIVPPVLYDIKGLEQKTTASGLKYYEVKRSGSTVKAMAGKVVKVHYSGYLADGSMFDSSVERGEPIQFPLGQGQVIPGWDEGIALMNVGDKLRLVIPYQLAYGEQGRPPMIPSKAELTFDVELVEVTDGEQHGPGDGHNH from the coding sequence ATGAAGAAATTAGCAACCGTACTTTTAGCGTTCGCTACCATCGCGGTAAGCGCACAAGAAAAGCCGAAAAGCGTAAAAGTTAAAAAACCGAAAACAGTGAAAACAGCATCAGGATTAGAATACACCATTACAGAAAAAGGAAACGGTATTAAACCACAAGCAGGGGATAAAGTAATTGTGCATTATACCGGTAAGCTTACCAATGATACGGTTTTTGATTCTTCCCTTAAACGCGGTCAGCCTTTCGAATTTAAATTAGGTGCAGGTAACGTTATCAAAGGTTGGGATGAAGCTTTTTTATTGCTACAAGTAGGTGATAAAGCAACCATTAAATTCGGACCGGAATTGGGTTACGGTGCAAATGCTACCGGAAAAATTCCTGCCAACTCAACACTTATTTTTGATGTTGAATTGTTGGACGTAAAAGAAGGTATTCGCCCCTACAATGTTAAAGGGAAAGATACCATCAAAACTGCTAGCGGTGTGAAATGTATCAAAGTGGTGGAAAACAAAACAGGTGAACAAGCCGTTAATGGAACCATTGCTGAGTTTCACTATGCCGGTTATTTCTTGGATGGAAAAACATTCGATAATTCATTCGACCGCAACCAACCTCTAAAAACCAAAATGGGTCAAAAACAATTGATGCCGGGTTGGGAAGAAGGCGTTGCGCTTTTGCGTAAAGGTGAAAAAGCAAGATTAATCATTCCTTCGCATTTAGCATTAGGTGAAAAAGGATATCCACCATTGATTCCACCCAATACGGATTTAGTGATGGACATTGAAATGTTAAATGTAACTGTTATTGTTCCTCCTGTATTGTATGATATTAAAGGATTAGAGCAAAAAACAACAGCTTCTGGTTTGAAATATTATGAAGTGAAAAGATCCGGTTCAACTGTAAAAGCTATGGCTGGAAAAGTTGTGAAAGTGCATTACTCCGGTTATTTAGCGGATGGTAGCATGTTCGACTCTTCCGTTGAAAGAGGTGAGCCTATTCAATTCCCATTAGGACAAGGACAAGTTATCCCAGGTTGGGATGAAGGTATTGCCTTGATGAATGTGGGAGATAAATTGAGATTGGTGATTCCTTATCAATTAGCATACGGTGAACAAGGTCGCCCTCCAATGATCCCTTCAAAAGCTGAGTTAACATTCGATGTGGAATTGGTAGAAGTAACCGATGGTGAACAACATGGTCCTGGTGACGGTCATAATCACTAA
- a CDS encoding FKBP-type peptidyl-prolyl cis-trans isomerase produces MMGVGDSAGFIISADSVYLTTFKAAKLPEYIEKGSMLTFVAKLEKITTKAEAEAEQKKQMEAQQAMMAQRQSEEAGTFAKYLADNKITGTPTASGLYYIESKKGNGKKPKAGQLVKVKYTGRLLDGTVFDTSDEAAAKAAGLFDERRPYEPIEFPVGQGQVIPGWDEGIMLMSIGSKGQLILPSAIAYGAQGGGPIPPFSPLVFDVELVDVKDAPPAPQGKVIQGQKVN; encoded by the coding sequence ATGATGGGCGTTGGCGACAGTGCCGGCTTTATCATTAGTGCAGATTCAGTGTATTTAACCACTTTTAAAGCGGCTAAATTGCCTGAATACATTGAAAAAGGAAGTATGTTAACCTTCGTAGCGAAGTTGGAGAAAATCACCACAAAAGCTGAAGCTGAAGCAGAACAAAAGAAACAAATGGAAGCGCAACAAGCAATGATGGCACAACGTCAAAGCGAAGAAGCGGGTACATTTGCAAAATATTTAGCGGACAATAAAATTACAGGAACACCAACTGCAAGCGGTTTGTATTACATTGAAAGCAAAAAAGGAAACGGTAAAAAACCAAAAGCAGGACAATTGGTAAAAGTAAAATATACCGGTCGTTTATTAGATGGAACAGTGTTTGATACAAGCGATGAAGCAGCAGCGAAAGCAGCAGGTTTATTTGACGAACGCAGACCATACGAACCAATCGAGTTTCCTGTAGGACAAGGACAAGTTATCCCAGGTTGGGACGAAGGAATTATGTTGATGAGCATTGGTTCAAAAGGACAATTGATTTTGCCTTCTGCAATTGCTTACGGAGCACAAGGTGGTGGACCAATTCCTCCATTCTCTCCATTGGTATTTGATGTGGAATTGGTGGATGTAAAAGATGCTCCTCCTGCTCCTCAAGGAAAAGTAATTCAAGGACAAAAAGTGAATTAA
- a CDS encoding FKBP-type peptidyl-prolyl cis-trans isomerase: protein MVKINYTGSFITGKVFESTYDRGQPMEYIYGEQGQVIKGLETAISLMNEGAKAKFIIPSHLAYGEDGSSTGIIPPYTTVIYEIELLNLTKK, encoded by the coding sequence GTGGTTAAAATCAATTATACCGGAAGTTTTATTACCGGAAAAGTATTCGAATCTACCTACGACCGAGGGCAACCCATGGAATATATTTATGGGGAACAAGGACAAGTAATTAAGGGATTAGAAACAGCAATAAGTTTAATGAATGAAGGTGCAAAAGCAAAATTTATTATACCTTCGCACCTTGCTTATGGAGAAGATGGTTCTTCCACAGGAATTATTCCACCATATACAACAGTTATTTACGAAATAGAATTACTTAATTTAACCAAAAAATAA
- a CDS encoding FKBP-type peptidyl-prolyl cis-trans isomerase: MAFKNSLFIAIVYAATLLQLSCGNQKNEHGPKTDVESKEFKEKLVDANKIYVKKESDEIDQYVKHKGWDMITTGSGLRYMMTQKGTGVMPATEQVVRLNFKVKLLDGTLCYSSDSTGVYEFMVDKSSVETGLHEGVKLMHVGEKATMILPSHLAYGLIGDEKRIPPRASVLYELELLSVK; the protein is encoded by the coding sequence ATGGCCTTTAAAAACAGTTTATTTATCGCCATCGTTTATGCTGCCACCTTGTTGCAGCTCTCATGCGGCAATCAAAAAAACGAGCATGGTCCTAAAACCGATGTCGAAAGCAAAGAGTTTAAGGAAAAGTTGGTGGACGCCAATAAAATTTATGTGAAGAAAGAAAGTGATGAAATCGACCAATATGTAAAGCATAAAGGTTGGGATATGATTACTACTGGAAGTGGCTTGCGATACATGATGACGCAAAAAGGAACAGGTGTGATGCCGGCAACGGAGCAGGTGGTGCGACTTAATTTTAAAGTGAAATTGCTGGATGGTACCCTTTGTTATTCATCCGACTCTACCGGAGTATATGAATTTATGGTGGATAAGAGTAGTGTAGAAACCGGTTTGCACGAAGGTGTGAAATTGATGCATGTGGGTGAAAAGGCCACCATGATTCTTCCTTCCCATTTAGCTTATGGTTTGATTGGCGATGAAAAACGGATTCCCCCAAGAGCATCCGTATTGTATGAATTAGAATTACTTTCTGTAAAATAG
- a CDS encoding nucleoside-diphosphate kinase has translation MATNRTFTMIKPDAVENNYIGGILKMINEAGFRIVAMKYTKLSAEAAGKFYEVHKERPFYGELVSYMSSGPIVAAILEKENAVADFRTLIGATDPTKADEGTIRKIYAKSIAANAVHGSDSDENAQIEGDFYFSKLERF, from the coding sequence ATGGCAACAAACAGAACATTTACAATGATTAAACCGGATGCAGTTGAGAACAACTACATTGGCGGGATATTAAAGATGATTAACGAAGCAGGGTTTCGCATTGTAGCAATGAAATACACGAAATTATCGGCAGAGGCTGCCGGTAAATTTTATGAAGTACACAAAGAGCGTCCTTTTTATGGCGAGTTAGTAAGTTATATGTCGTCCGGACCAATTGTAGCGGCTATCTTAGAAAAAGAAAATGCAGTTGCGGATTTCAGAACATTGATTGGTGCAACAGATCCAACAAAAGCTGACGAAGGCACTATTCGTAAAATTTATGCAAAATCAATTGCTGCAAATGCAGTACATGGCTCTGATAGCGATGAAAATGCTCAAATTGAAGGCGATTTTTATTTTTCTAAATTGGAAAGATTTTAA
- a CDS encoding DUF2779 domain-containing protein, translating to MKHLCLQCPSISKQSRISTSLFQYSLHYKKEKNAPLEHVEFLADQHTDPRKAFVDALLKDTESAGTILVYDILMERNVLNGLKKDFPEYTAQIDERLSRIVDLAQPFQERAFYHPDMKNSFSIKNVLPALVPELSYSNLKIGSGSVAMIAFENLRKETDMFRILETREQLLEYCKLDTLAMVKIFEVLETVT from the coding sequence TTGAAACATTTATGCCTGCAGTGCCCATCTATCAGCAAACAAAGCCGTATCAGCACATCCCTTTTTCAATATTCCTTGCATTATAAAAAAGAGAAGAATGCTCCGCTGGAACATGTCGAGTTTTTAGCAGATCAACATACCGACCCTCGAAAAGCATTTGTGGATGCGTTGTTGAAAGATACCGAATCGGCAGGAACAATATTGGTGTATGATATCTTGATGGAGCGTAATGTCTTGAACGGATTAAAAAAAGATTTTCCGGAATATACGGCTCAGATTGATGAACGCTTGAGCAGGATTGTGGATTTAGCGCAACCATTTCAGGAGCGAGCCTTTTATCATCCCGACATGAAAAATTCTTTTTCTATCAAAAATGTATTGCCCGCACTGGTTCCCGAACTGAGTTATTCCAACTTGAAAATTGGCAGTGGAAGTGTGGCGATGATTGCCTTCGAAAATCTTAGAAAAGAAACGGACATGTTCCGAATTCTGGAAACCCGCGAGCAATTATTGGAATATTGTAAGCTGGATACCCTGGCAATGGTGAAGATTTTTGAAGTGTTGGAGACCGTAACATAA
- a CDS encoding DUF2779 domain-containing protein yields the protein MEKHILSKSTFLRGLQCPKSLYLYKNFIQKRDAVSAEQQAVFNRGNHVGVLAQKLFPGGTDATPAKRSNNLEAVANTKKLIESGVGVIYEAAFQHNQVLAILDILVKKDNEWYAYEVKSSTKISPTYLLDASLQYWVITNSGIPLKDISLIIINNQYIRNGDVNLNGLFSIKSVLKNVLENQTLVEDNINRSMAVATSATEPDVKIGEQCFSPYNCDFMGNCWKNVPINSIFEITGIKKADLFELYHKGYKTIEQIPEVNELDKNVNIHIQAIKRKEALIDKPAVAAFLQKVTYPVYFMDFETFMPAVPIYQQTKPYQHIPFSIFLAL from the coding sequence GTGGAAAAGCATATTTTAAGTAAATCAACCTTTTTGCGTGGACTCCAATGCCCAAAGTCGTTGTACCTCTATAAAAATTTCATTCAAAAAAGAGATGCTGTTTCTGCCGAGCAACAAGCGGTTTTTAACCGAGGAAACCATGTAGGTGTGCTCGCTCAAAAGCTGTTCCCGGGTGGAACAGATGCTACCCCTGCCAAACGCTCCAACAATCTGGAAGCAGTTGCCAATACCAAAAAACTCATTGAAAGTGGGGTGGGAGTCATTTACGAAGCCGCTTTTCAGCACAATCAGGTATTGGCCATTTTGGATATTCTAGTTAAAAAAGACAATGAATGGTATGCGTATGAAGTAAAAAGTTCTACCAAAATTTCTCCTACCTATTTGTTGGATGCCTCCCTGCAATATTGGGTAATCACCAATTCTGGCATTCCTTTAAAAGATATTTCATTGATCATCATCAATAATCAATACATCCGCAATGGGGATGTGAATCTAAATGGTTTGTTTTCCATCAAATCGGTTTTGAAAAACGTTTTGGAAAATCAAACACTTGTGGAAGACAACATCAATCGCTCGATGGCTGTTGCAACTTCCGCCACCGAACCGGATGTGAAAATCGGAGAGCAGTGTTTTAGTCCTTACAACTGCGATTTTATGGGCAATTGCTGGAAGAATGTACCCATCAATTCCATTTTTGAAATCACAGGAATTAAAAAAGCGGATTTGTTTGAACTCTACCATAAAGGATACAAAACGATTGAACAAATTCCTGAAGTAAATGAACTGGATAAAAATGTAAACATTCATATTCAAGCCATCAAAAGAAAAGAAGCATTGATAGATAAACCCGCTGTGGCTGCATTTTTACAGAAAGTAACCTATCCTGTTTATTTTATGGATTTTGAAACATTTATGCCTGCAGTGCCCATCTATCAGCAAACAAAGCCGTATCAGCACATCCCTTTTTCAATATTCCTTGCATTATAA